In the Burkholderia multivorans ATCC BAA-247 genome, CCCGTCACGCCCATGCCGACGAGCGCGGGCGTGTTCGGCATCGTGCGCACGACGCGCGCGTAGCCGCCGAGCCAGCGCGACAGATCCGCGCCCCGGATGCCGGCCGCGATGCTGATCACGAGCTGCGCGCGCAGATGCGGCGCGAGCGCCTGCGCGACGTCCTTCAGCACCTGCGGCTTGACCGCGAGCACGATCGCGTCGTAGTCGCCGATTGCCGCGTCGATCGCGGCGCCGGTGCGGATCCCGAACTGCTGCGCGGCGCGCGCGCGGACGTCTTCGTTGACGTCGATCGCGTACAGGCCGTCCGCGGCGACGCCGCGCTTGATGAGGCCGCCGATCAGGGCCGCGGCCATGTTGCCGCCGCCGATGAATGCGATTTTCATGATGTCGGATTGAGCGAGTGAGTGAAGGGATAGGGCGCGGCGTTCAGCGCGAATAGTCGCGCGCGCCGAAGATCGCGGTGCCGACGCGCACGATCGTCGCGCCTTCGAGTACGGCCGCCTCGAGATCGGCGGACATGCCCATCGACAGCGTGTCGAGCGGCAGGCCGTCGGCACGCAGCGCGTCGAACAGCGTGCGCAGTGCGCGATGCGGCACGCGTTGCGCGTCGAGGTCGGCTGCCGGTTCCGGGATCGCCATCAGTCCGCGCAGCCGCAGCGACGGCAGCGCGGCCACCGCGCGTGCGACCTCGGCGACCTCGGCCGGCGCGACGCCGCTCTTCGACGCCTCGCCGCTGATGTTCACCTGCACGCACACGTTCAGCGGCGGCAGGTGCGCGGGGCGCTGCTCGGCGAGCCGCTGCGCGATCTTCAGCCGGTCGATCGAATGTACCCAGTCGTAGCGCTCGGCAACCGCGCGCGTCTTGTTCGATTGCAGCGGCCCGATGAAATGCCATTCGAGCGACGCGCGCAAATCGGCGAGCGCGTCGATCTTGTCGATCGACTCCTGCACGTAGTTTTCGCCGAATGCGCGCTGGCCGGCCGCGTGCGCGGCCCGCACCGCGTCGGCGGGAAAGGTCTTCGATACGGCGAGCAGCGACACGGAGGCCGGATCGCGGCCGGCGGCACGCGCGGCGTCGGCGATGCGGCGATGAACGGATTCGAGACGAACGGCGAGATCGGACATGACGGGCACGGATACGGCGCGAGAAAACGGGCACGGAGCGGATGCGCCGCAGGCGGCGCAACGATCCGCACATTATACGGACGCCGTGCGCGCCGCCGCGACGCGCTCGCGTGCATGCATGCCCTTCACGCAGCGATCATGGCGCACCGCGAGCGGCGAGCGGCGAGCGGCGAGCGGCGAGCGGCGAGCGGCGACATTAACCGTAGATGAGGTGCTCGACGAGCTGGATCCAGTGCGCGACCGGGATCTGCGTGCCGCTTTGCAGGTGCGCGATGCAGCCGACGTTGCCGGACACGATCATCTGCGGTTCGAGCGCCTGCAGCTTCAGCAGCTTCTGCTTGCGCAACCGGTACGACAGCGACGGCTGCGTCAGCGAATAGGTGCCGGCCGAGCCGCAGCAGAGGTGGCTGTCGGCCGGCAGCCGCACGTCGATGCCGAGCGTTTCGAGCAGCCGTTCGACCTTGCCGCGCGACTGCTGCCCGTGCTGCAGCGTGCACGGAGGATGGTACGCGACCGTATGGATCGCACGGCGGCGGCCGAGCGTCGCGAGTTCGGCCTCGAACGCGAGCAGTACGTCCGAGATGTCGCGCGTCAGCGCGACGATGCGCCGCGCCTTTTCCGCATAGGCCGGATCGTCGCGCAGCAGGTGTGCATATTCGAGCACGGTCGCGCCGCAGCCCGACGCGTTCATCACGATCGCTTCGACGCCTTGTTCGACGTACGGCCACCATGCGTCGATGTTGCGGCGCGCGTCGTCGAGCGCTTCGTCGTGATAGTTCAGATGCAGCCGGATCGCGCCGCAGCAGCCTGCGTCGGGCGCGACGATCGTCTCGACGCCGAGCGCGTCCAGCACGCGCGCGGTCGCGATGTTGATGTTCGGCAGCATCGACGGCTGCACGCAGCCGCCGAGCATCAGCATCTTGCGCGGATGCGTGCGCTGCGGCCATTCGAGCAGCCGCGTGCGCGGCGGTACCTTGTCGCGCAGCCGCTTCGGCAGCAGCGGCCGCACCTGCTGGCCGAGCCGCATCACGGGCGAGAACAGCGTCGCGTTCGGCACGAGGCTCGCCAGCAGGCGGCGCACGAGCCGCTGCGACAGCGGGCGCTGCACCTGCGCCTCGACGTGCTTGCGGCCGATCTCGACGAGCCGGCCGTACTGGACGCCCGACGGGCACGTCGTCTCGCAGCTGCGGCACGTGAGGCAGCGATCGAGATGCTGCTGCGTGCTGCGCGTGACTTTCGCGCCTTCGACCATCTGCTTGATCAGGTAAATGCGTCCGCGCGGGCCGTCGAGTTCGTCGCCGAGCAACTGATAGGTCGGGCACGTCGCGGTGCAGAACCCGCAGTGCACGCACTTGCGCAGGATCGCGTCGGCCTCGTTGCCGTCGGGCGTGTCGCGGATGAAGTCGGCGAGGTTCGTTTGCATCGGCAGCTCAGAGATCGGGATACAGCCGGCCGCGGTTGAAGATGCGCGCGGGATCGAACGCCGCCTTCAGGCCGCGGTGGATTTTCAGCAGCGGCGCGGCGAGCGGCGTGAACACGCCGGCGCTGCGATCGTAGGCGTCGCCCGCGCGGAACAGCGTCGCGTGGCCGCCGGCCTGCTTCGCGCTCATGCGGACCGTCTGCGCGTCGGCGTCGGTAATCCACCAGCGTTGCGCGCCGCCCCATTCCATCAGCTGTGTGCCGGGCAGGTGCATCGGTTCGGTGATCGACGGCAGCGAGAGCCGCCACAGCGCATAGTCGGGCGGGATCCCGTTGAAGAACGGATCGGTGTGCTCGCGCAGGCCGGCCCAGAATCGCTCGGCCTCGACCGCGTCGACGACTTCGCCGCCGAGCTGCGTCTTTGCCGATTTGACGGCGGCCTCGGCGCCGGACAGGCGCAGCACGAGCGTGCCGTTGCGCCACGCGCTGCCGCTGACCGGCAGCGGATGGCCACCCCATTCGTTGAGCTTGCGCACGGCATCGGTCGCCGTCATCTCGAACTTCAGCGTGACTTCGGCGACCGGCACCGGCAGCACCTTGATCGAGAGCTCGAGCATCAGCCCGAGCGTGCCGAGCGAGCCGGCCATCAGCCGCGAGACGTCGTAGCCGGCGACGTTCTTCACGACCTGCCCGCCGAAGCGCAGCGTTTCGCCGCGGCCGTTCATCAGCGTGACGCCGAGCACGAAGTCGCGCGGCGCGCCGCAGGTCGCACGGCGCGGGCCTGCGAGGCCGGCCGCGATGCAGCCGCCGACGGTGGCCGCGCGCCCGAAGTGCGGCGGCTCGAACGGCAGCATCTGGCCGCACTCCGCGACGACGCTTTCGAGCTGCGCGAGCGGCGTGCCCGCGCGCACCGTGACGACGAGTTCGGCCGGGTCGTACGACACGACGCCGTGCAGCGCGCGCGTGTCCAGTATTTCTCCTTCGAGCGTCTGCCCGTACCAGTCCTTCGTGCCGCCGCCGCGAATCCGCAGCGGGCGGCCGTCGGCGCTGGCCGAGCGGACGCGTTCGGCCCATTCGGCGACGATGTCGTCCTCTTCCATGTTTTCGTGGCTGCCTCGTCTTGTTGTCCGATCGATTGTACCGGGGTGGCGCGAATCCACATCGCGACTATCCCTAGGATGCGTCGGCGACACCCGCGACATCGAGGAAAGGGGGGCGCTACAGCGCGTACCGGGCGGCGGGCCCGCCGCCCGGACTGCGCAGGCGGCGCGCGCGAGCCTGCGCCGCGCCATACCGCGCGGCCGCGCCGGGCGCTTCCTGAAGCCGGCCGGGCGGCGGCCGGCATGCGCGCGCCTAGAAGCGCGGCAGTTCGGGGTGCGGCAGCAGCCCGCCGCGCACGTGCTGGCGTCCGTATTCGGCGCAGCGTGCGCGTGTCGGAATGCCCTTGTCGGGATTGAGCAGCTCCGGCGGATCGAACGCACGCTTGACCGCGAAGAACGCGTCGCGCTCCTGCGGCGAGAACTGGACGCACATCGAGTTCAGTTTCTCGATGCCGACGCCGTGCTCGCCGGTCACGCTGCCGCCGAATTCGACGCAGCATTCGAGGATTTCCGCGCCGAACTGCTCGGCGCGATGGAGTTCGTCCGGGTTGTTCGCGTTGTACAGAATCAGCGGATGCATGTTCCCGTCGCCGGCATGGAACACGTTGATGCAGCGCAAGCCGTAGCGCGTTTCGAGCTGTTCGATGCGCGCGAGCAGCGGGCCGATCGCGCGGCGCGGCACGGTGCCGTCCATGCAGTAATAGTCGGGCGAGATGCGTCCGGCGGCCGGAAACGCGTTCTTGCGGCCCGACCAGAAGCGCAGCCGCTCGCTTTCGTTGCGCGAGACCTGGATGCGCGTCGCGCCGTGCTCGCGCAGCACGGCCGTCATCCGCACGATTTCCTCGGCGACTTCTTCCGGCGTGCCGTCCGATTCGCATAGCAGGATCGCTTTCGCGTCGAGGTCGTAGCCGGCGTGCGTGAACGCCTCGACGGCCTGCGTCGCCGGCTTGTCCATCATCTCGAGGCCGGCCGGGATGATGCCGGACGCGATGATCGCGGCGACCGCCTCGCCGCCCTTGACGACGTCGTCGAAGCTCGCCATCACGAGCTGCGCCGCCTGCGGTTTCGGGATCAGCTTCACCGTCACTTCGGTGACGATCGCGAACATCCCTTCGCTGCCGATCATCACGGCGAGCAGGTCGAGGCCCGGCATGTCGAGCGCGAGCGAGCCGAATTCGACGATTTCGCCGTCGATCGTCACCGCGCGCACGCGCATCACGTTGTGCACGGTGAGTCCGTACTTGAGGCAATGGACGCCGCCCGAATTTTCCGCGACGTTGCCGCCGATCGTGCAGGCGATCTGCGACGACGGATCGGGCGCGTAGTACAGCCCGTACGGTGCGGCGGCTTCGGAGATCGCGAGATTGCGCACGCCGGGCTGGACGGTGGCGGTGCGCGCATACGGATCGACTTCGACGATGCGTGTGAAGCGCGCGAGCGACAGCACGACGCCGAGCGAGATCGGCAGTGCGCCGCCGGACAGGCTCGTGCCGGCACCGCGCGGCACGATCGGCACGTCCATGCGGCGGCAGATCTGCACGATGCGCTGCACTTGCGATTCGGTTTCGGGCAGTGCGACTGCGAGCGGCAGGCGGCGGTATGCCGACAGGCCGTCGCATTCGTACGGTGCGGTGTCTTCGTCGCGATACAGCAGGCAGTGCGTCGGCAGCACGGCCATCAGCGCCTGGACGACTTCGCGCTGGCGCTGCGCGCGCATCTGGGCGGACAGTTCGACAGGGGCGTTCATCGGGTCTCCTTTTGCGACGGGAGTTAGCGCTTTAGCGCTTACTCCCGTCCCAGGCAAAGCGCGGCTGGAGTGAGCGCTTTAGCGCTTGCTCCAGCCTCAGGCAAAGCGCGGCTGGAGTGAGCGCTTTGGCGCTTGCTCCAGCCTCAGGCAAAGCGCGGCTGGAGTGAGCGCTTCAGCGCTTGCTCCCGTCCCAGGCAAAGCGCGGCCGCGGCCGCCGCTTCGCCGCCGCATCAGCACGCGAAGATCTTGCCGGGGTTCATCAGGTTGCGCGGATCGAGCGCGAGCTTGATCGCGCGCATCGTGTCGATCGCGTTGTCGCCATGCTCCTTCGGCAGGAAGCGCATCTTGTGCAGCCCGACGCCGTGCTCGCCCGTACACGTGCCGCCGAGCCGCAGCGCACGCTCGACGATCCGGTCGTTGATGCGTTCGGCCTCGTCGATTTCTTCGGGCTTGTCGGGATCGATCAGGATCGCGACGTGGAAATTGCCGTCGCCGACGTGACCGACGATCGGGCACGGCAGCGACGACGCGCG is a window encoding:
- a CDS encoding FAD-linked oxidase C-terminal domain-containing protein, whose amino-acid sequence is MNAPVELSAQMRAQRQREVVQALMAVLPTHCLLYRDEDTAPYECDGLSAYRRLPLAVALPETESQVQRIVQICRRMDVPIVPRGAGTSLSGGALPISLGVVLSLARFTRIVEVDPYARTATVQPGVRNLAISEAAAPYGLYYAPDPSSQIACTIGGNVAENSGGVHCLKYGLTVHNVMRVRAVTIDGEIVEFGSLALDMPGLDLLAVMIGSEGMFAIVTEVTVKLIPKPQAAQLVMASFDDVVKGGEAVAAIIASGIIPAGLEMMDKPATQAVEAFTHAGYDLDAKAILLCESDGTPEEVAEEIVRMTAVLREHGATRIQVSRNESERLRFWSGRKNAFPAAGRISPDYYCMDGTVPRRAIGPLLARIEQLETRYGLRCINVFHAGDGNMHPLILYNANNPDELHRAEQFGAEILECCVEFGGSVTGEHGVGIEKLNSMCVQFSPQERDAFFAVKRAFDPPELLNPDKGIPTRARCAEYGRQHVRGGLLPHPELPRF
- a CDS encoding YggS family pyridoxal phosphate-dependent enzyme, yielding MSDLAVRLESVHRRIADAARAAGRDPASVSLLAVSKTFPADAVRAAHAAGQRAFGENYVQESIDKIDALADLRASLEWHFIGPLQSNKTRAVAERYDWVHSIDRLKIAQRLAEQRPAHLPPLNVCVQVNISGEASKSGVAPAEVAEVARAVAALPSLRLRGLMAIPEPAADLDAQRVPHRALRTLFDALRADGLPLDTLSMGMSADLEAAVLEGATIVRVGTAIFGARDYSR
- the glcE gene encoding glycolate oxidase subunit GlcE, producing MEEDDIVAEWAERVRSASADGRPLRIRGGGTKDWYGQTLEGEILDTRALHGVVSYDPAELVVTVRAGTPLAQLESVVAECGQMLPFEPPHFGRAATVGGCIAAGLAGPRRATCGAPRDFVLGVTLMNGRGETLRFGGQVVKNVAGYDVSRLMAGSLGTLGLMLELSIKVLPVPVAEVTLKFEMTATDAVRKLNEWGGHPLPVSGSAWRNGTLVLRLSGAEAAVKSAKTQLGGEVVDAVEAERFWAGLREHTDPFFNGIPPDYALWRLSLPSITEPMHLPGTQLMEWGGAQRWWITDADAQTVRMSAKQAGGHATLFRAGDAYDRSAGVFTPLAAPLLKIHRGLKAAFDPARIFNRGRLYPDL
- the glcF gene encoding glycolate oxidase subunit GlcF — encoded protein: MQTNLADFIRDTPDGNEADAILRKCVHCGFCTATCPTYQLLGDELDGPRGRIYLIKQMVEGAKVTRSTQQHLDRCLTCRSCETTCPSGVQYGRLVEIGRKHVEAQVQRPLSQRLVRRLLASLVPNATLFSPVMRLGQQVRPLLPKRLRDKVPPRTRLLEWPQRTHPRKMLMLGGCVQPSMLPNINIATARVLDALGVETIVAPDAGCCGAIRLHLNYHDEALDDARRNIDAWWPYVEQGVEAIVMNASGCGATVLEYAHLLRDDPAYAEKARRIVALTRDISDVLLAFEAELATLGRRRAIHTVAYHPPCTLQHGQQSRGKVERLLETLGIDVRLPADSHLCCGSAGTYSLTQPSLSYRLRKQKLLKLQALEPQMIVSGNVGCIAHLQSGTQIPVAHWIQLVEHLIYG